GAATACAGCAAACTCCAGACGGCAGGTGTAGACGTTCATCTTGCCGCAGGGAGCGGATTGTTGCATCATAAATATGCATTAGTTGATGCAGAGAATTCCGCAGGAACGCCATACACGATTACCGGTTCGCACAACTGGTCGAGCAGTGCAGAAAACTCGAACGATGAAAACACGCTCATTGTTCAGGATGCGCGTGTAGCGAATTTATATTTACAGGAATTTGCCGCACGATATTATGAAGCGGGCGGTTCGGATTCGATACGACTTTCGTTGTCGGCATCGTTCACTCTTTCAGCATCAAGTTTTGATTTTGATAGCATTGATGTCGGAACGATTGTGCAGGATAGTTTCACGGTCACGAATGACGGTCCCGGAATTTTGAACGTAGCAAGTGTTACTTCTTCCAATGCTCGATTTAGTGTCACTCCGACGAATGCAACGGTTCCGGTTTCTTCATCACAAAAATTCTTTGTGACGTTCGCACCGACTCAGCCCGGAAATCAAACAGGAATAATCGTTCTTGTTCATAACGCTCCGGGAAGTCCCGATACCGTTAGCGTCGTCGGTTATGGAATTGACACGACAACGTACGCCTCAATTCAGTTAGGATTGAAAAACGGGTGGAATATGGTTTCTATGCCGGCAACCCTTTCAAGCACGGATAAAGATTCTGTGTTCCCGACTGCACAATCTCAGGCGTTCGCATATCAGGGGACGTATGTGTATCATCTTTCCTTGTTCTATGGAAGAGGATATTGGGTGAAATTTTCCGGCGAGCAAACCCGTTCATTCTCCGGTGTCGCAATTCAGCAGGATACCTTCGATTTGATTTCCGATTGGAACATGATCGGTTCAATTTCATACCCGGTACTTTCAAATTCCATCGCGCAAATTCCCGATGGGATTGTTCAAACAAGTTATTTCGGTTATGACAATGGATATTCGATTGCCGATACAATTCAGCCCGGAAAAGCATACTGGGTGAAAGTAAATCAGGCAGGAAAATTAGTGCTTGCCGCTTCTGCGTTCAGCGAAATGACGAAGCAAACAAGTCAGTTGGAGAGTTTGAACAAAATTGAAATTGTTGATGCGAACGGAAATTCATCCACGATGTATGTTGGCGCAAAACCAAATGAAGAATTTACAACGTTAGCATATGAACTACCGCCGCTTCCGCCGAACGAAGCGTTTGATGTTCGTTTCAGAAACGGAAATATGGTCGCGCTCATCAATCAGGAAAACGGAAGAAAAGAATTCCCGATTTCTGTTCAAGGTGCAACGTTGCCTTTGACAATCAAGTGGACCGTGAACGACAAATCAAATACGTATTCTTTATTGACAGGAAAAAATAAATCTGTTAAGATGAATGGAGCTGGCGAAGCGAAAATCAATGATGCGCAATCGCTCGTGCTGAAAGTTTCCGATGTTGCAATTCCGGAAGTGTATTCGCTCGGACAGAATTACCCGAACCCGTTCAACCCAATGACGACCGTTTCGTTCTCGCTTCCGTATCATTCACTCGTTTCATTGAAAGTGTACAACTCGCTTGGTCAGGTTGTACAGACGGTGTTTGAGCAACTGCAATTCGATGCGGGCTACCATGATGTAAAACTCGATGCAAGTTCGCTTTCATCCGGCGTCTATTATTATAGATTCGATGCCTCGGCGATGGGCGATGCAGCGAGGGAGTTTCATCAAACGAAGTCGTTGATGATTGTGAAGTAAAATTGTATATCGGTTGGGGCTGTCTCACAAGTTAGATTTATTGTAGACGCAACCTTCATGGTTGCGTTTCCAAATCAAAAACGCAGACGTAAAGTCTGCGGCTACATCATATCAGACTTATGAGACAGCCCCCAATGAATAAATGATGTGGAGAGTCCGATTTTGAGATGGAATCTACGATGGGAAATTTGGGTATTTTCTAAAAAGGATTTATGAAATTCCCTTAAAATCAAACAAAACAAAGGAGATTCGAGGATTCTCAAAAATCTTCAACTTTGAAAAATATTTTTTCTTGGAATGTAGATTTTGATAAAAATTTCTATTATATTCCTCAGCGAAATATCAGTAGCCGACTTGAAGAAGAAAATCGAGATTCATCTTCTCGTTGGTGCTGTGGTTTCGCACCTTGACAATCTTGAACAGGAAGTCGTATTGAAAATTTGGGACAAGTATTGTGTGTATGAAATGCGAACTGTGTGGGTGAAAATGAACTTCTATTGTTCAGGAGAGTTTTACAGAAACAGAAAATACAAAACGGAGAAGCGCGTTTCTGCGCGCCGGTTTCCGCTATTCGTTCAATTATCTAACATAATTTTTTCACAAAAAGTTTAACAAACTTCGAGAGTAGAATGAAAAAGTCTATACTACCTTTGTTGTTGTTGACCCTCTTCGTGGGGCAAACTCTCTTAGCCGATTGGCCCTGCCAAACAACTCAAAACGTCGTTGTCTCAATTAACAGTGGGATACAATGGAACCCGCGCATCGCTTCCGATGGAAAAAGCGGGGCAGTTGTGGTCTGGCAAGACCGTCGCACAGGAATCGTTGACAAAGTCTTTGTACAACGAATCAACAATCTTGGAAATGCAATGTGGCAGGATGGAGGAATTCCTCTTTCACTCAGTTCCGCCTATCAGGTGTTTCCACAAATCTCCGGCGATGGAACCGGCGGGTCGTTTGTCACGTGGATGGAAAACCGTAATGCCGTTGACTATGATATTTTTGTTCAGCGTGTCACATCGAACGGATTAACGCTCTGGAATCCGGGCGGCAACATCGTTTCCAACTACGGCGGTCATCAATATTACCCGATGATTGTCCGCGACCTCGGTGGTCAGGATGGAGTGATTATCGTTTGGCAAGACCAGCGAAGCGGGAACTATGATATTTACGCTCAGAAGTTTACCGGACTCGGACAGGCAATGTGGTCATCCGGCGGTGAAGTTGTTATTCAAATGAATGGCGACCAGGTGAATCCTTCAGTCATCAGCGATGGTCTCGGCGGCGCAATTATTACATGGACAGATTTTCGTTCCGAAAGCGGAACTTCGGATGTGTTCTGTCAGAGATTACTTTCTGACGGGCGATTAGCATGGGTTCGTGAAGGTGTTCCGATTGCTGCGTTGACCAACGACCAACTCGCGCCACAATTAGTAACAGATGGAAAGAACGGCGCTATCATCGCATGGCAGGATAGACGCAGTGCAAGCATTGACAAAATTTTTGCACAACGAATAGATAAAGACGGAATTCAGCGCTGGATGGAAAATGGTGTTCCGCTGGCTTACTCAGCCGGAATTCAGGCAACACCGAAACTCGTCAGCGATAATCTTGGCGGCGCAATTGTAGTGTGGCAAGATAACAGAACCGGGAATGATTATGATATTTATGCCCAATATATCAATCAATACGGGCAGATGAAATGGTCAACGGAAGGATTATCGGTTTGTGTGATGAACGGTCAGCAATATAATCCTACGCTTGTCTTTGAAGGTTCGTCCGCGCTTATCACATGGCAAGACAAACGGAATGAGGTAGATTTTGATATTTTTGCACAACGCATCAATTTATTCGGAGTTGCGTTGTGGTCACAAAACGGAAATCCGTTGCATACGAATTCATTCGACCAGGTGAACCCCCAACTCGACACCGATTTACTACGCGGCGGAATTGTCGTCTGGACTGATTACCGTGTCGGCGGCGGAAACACAGATTTATTTGCACAACGCATTGGTTCGAACGGAAAAATGGCGGGCGGATGCTACCGTTCGTTTACACAGGATAGTTTAGCGCAACGTTCGCTCCGTGTTCGTACGCCGATTCCCGGTACGCGTGCGCTTCGCGTTCACATGCCGAACACGGGAAATGTTCGCGATACAGTTTGGAAACGGGGCGCATTTCAGGATGGACTGATTGTTGGTGTTGACCGCCCGATTCGCTCTCGCGATTATGGTTGGATTTGGATTTCCATTCCGCATAACGTCCGACGAGCATTACCGATGCGCGGAACTCCCCGACCTTTCCGGTATCTTTCTTATCGTGATTTTAATAGTGTGTTGAGAAATCCACATGCTGCGCGCTACACAAACAGTCTTGTCGGCGAGTTGATAGCGTTGAAGCACAATATTGCCGCAAGCGATTCCCGTGTGACAGATCCGGGATTTGGAGATTTAGTCTATCGTGACCCAACGGGCAGACCGAACCCGTTAACGAACAGGTCAATGAGACAAATCGTCCCGTTCCTTGATAGTGCATTGACGTTCTGGCGAGAATACACGTGGCTGAACTATGCACAAGCAGATACTGCATTGAAAGCCATCAATAAAGCATTCAGCGCCAGAGTGGATACGTTCTCTACGATTCCTTTGAGAATCAAGCCGGTGAAAGCGCTTTTCTCTGTTCCGAATTTAATACCGAATCCCGACACTGCGCTTATGGCTCCGCCGATTGTTTATTCTCCCATGACAATTGATGAAGAAGACAACATCACAGAGCCGTTCGAGTATGACTTACTTCAAAATTACCCGAATCCATTCAATCCGGCAACAACGATTGAGTTTTATCTGACAGAACGTGCAAAAACGTCGCTTCGCGTCTATAATACGCTCGGTCAGGAGGTAGCGGTACTACTGGATAATGTAGATTTGGAAGCAGGAACACAGACCTTCGATTTCGATGCCTCCTCTCTCACTTCGGGTGTGTATTTCTATCAGTTAGTGATGGAACAATTTCCGACAAATGCAGACGAAGAAGTATATCCGGTAACGGTTATGAAAAAAATGGTCTTGATGAAATAAAATATTTTTGTAAAAAATTTTGTAGTAAAAAAAAAAACACTTATATTTGTGTGGTGTGAGTGAGGCCCCCCCTGTCGTAATCAAGTCGCCTCCCCTTGGTTCGACCGCCTCGCTCGCACCTTTTTAGAGTCGGGTCTTCATACCTCTTGGAGCCCGACTACTTTTTTATAGGGGCTGTCTCATAAGTAAGATCAATTGTAGGCGCAACCTTTATGGTTGCGTTTCCAAATCAAAAACGCAGACGTAAAGTCTGCGGCTACATCATTATCAGACTTATGAGACAGCCCCTTCGTTTTTCCCTTGGTTCCTTCTTTTTTTATTGTAGAAAAACTCAATATTGTTCTTGCATATTAGAACTGATTTTCTTACAATTGTGCTGTCTCCACTCTGCCCTTCAATCAACCTTTAAATCACTCAACGGCAAGCGGAATCAATTTAATCTACCACAATCAACCATGAAGTTGAAATACGAAGAGTTACCTCATTTCGTTTACACTCACATTTCTTTTTGGAGAAATCTATGAAACGTCTTATACCTTTTTTTATTCTCATCCTTATTCTATTCACACAAGTTGTCAGCGCCGATGTAAAATTTTCCAAGCGATATAATCGCCTGACGAACTCGTGGCACATGTATCCTGAAGTTACTATTCATGATATACAATACAATCAACTTGACTCATTACTTCAGGCAACAACTATACAACAGGGGAATAATTCAAGATGGCATCTACAAACAGCAGATAGAGTCGAATCTGCTACTACTATAGATGATACTGTTACAATTGTAGGTTTGTGTGTAGTTCCACCAAAGATAATTGGTTACACAGCTGTTGGATTTACTATGGTCCTGTATGATACAACAGCGAACCCCAGTGAATGGGCTGGAATAATAGTTAGATGTAATGTGTCAAGTACCTCGCCGGGAGATTCTGCACAAAATATTATTGATGGATTTCTAAATGTTGAGCGCGGTGATGTTATCCGAATTACTGGAGTACTTTCTGAATTTCCAGTAGGGAATATGAATAGTTTAACTCAATTCCAACCGGTACCCGGAATTTCTATAGACATTATTGATTCAAAACCTTTACCTGCTACTATTTTAAAAGGCGACAGTATTGAACAATTTTATCAAGGGACATATATCTCAACTGGTCCGTATAACGTCCAGTATCATACTGCGGAAAAATATGAAGGGATGATAGTTGAATTTCGTGACCTTGTTATTACGGGCTATGCAAATGTAGGTGGAAGAAATGCCATTATCATGAATGACCCTGATGGTAATACGCTGGCAATGCATGATGCTTCACGTTGGTTTACTGTTACTGGTTCATGGAAAGATCCCTCGTCAACATGGACATTACCCCCTGTGTTCGCTGTAATAGATACCATACGCGGGGTCATGATTCAAATATCAGGAACGAGTGGGACGTATGGGTATGTTATTGCACCATTGTTTCCCGGAGATGTCGTTTTTGGTGTCGCGAAACCCACACTTAACAGTCATTCCCGAACACCAAATATTATTAAGGAAGAACAAACATTTAAAATACAAGCGCGCGCACGGATGACAACTGGAGGATGGCCCGTAGAAAGTGTGGCTGTCAAGATGAGTATCAATTATGGTTCATTCGAAAAATATCCGATGGAAATGATTACCTTGGACTCAATCTATGAAGCATCGTTCCTGGATTTACCTCCGAATTCATTTGTCAGATACTTCATTGAAGCAACAGATACGGGTGGACAGAAGTCACGCCTTGCGTATCAAGGCGTAGGAATCCTAGGAAGTGATACGTCGCTTGGCTTTTTCAATTTTACAGTTCTCAATCATGACCCCACGATTAGAGATATTCAATATACTCCATATTCACATGGAGTAAGCCCATACTATGGTGCAACTACTACTTTGCGCGGCATTATTACCGCAGACTCTGCAGACATGGAATTAACTGCACATTCGAGTATTTATGGCACGAATGCCTACTATATGCAATCCGGAACTCTGCCGTGGAGCGGTATCTGGCTTGTCTCGGCAGTCGGTGATACTTCATTAGGTAAAGTTAGAAGAGGGGACAGTGTTTCTGTCAGTGGTACTGTAGGGGAATTGAATAATGTCACTCAGATATATAACATACTAAACACAGCAACAATTATCTCGTCGAATAACCCATTACCTTCTCCACTTACTCTGCCAAGTAACACTTTTGCAATTGGCAATCCTGCCGCCGAGCAGTACGAGGGAATGTTAGTCAGAATCGTGAATGCGAAGGTAAATAATTTAGCTCCGATATTTTCTGACCAAAAGTTATTTGAAATTGATGACAATTCTGGCGGTGTATTGATTGACCCGGATGGAAAAAATATGTATACAAATATTCCAGGAGATTCTACGGTTGGTAGAACGAATATTCTTTACCTCAATGATAAAGTTGATACCCTGATTGGAGTAGTATTTTTCTCCGGAGGAAGCAGGTATGCTATCTGTCCTCGACAAAACTCTGATTATGTTGCTGGCGAACCGTACGAATACAGTCAAGGATGGAATCTTGTCTCGGTCGCACGTGAGCAAACGCCCGGACAAACCGGCTACAACGTTTCCCGGCTCTTCCCGACGGCAACTTCTCAGCCATTCATGTTTGCCGGCGGTTATCTTGCCGATACGGCAATCTGGCAGGGAATAGGATATTGGTTGAAGTTCGGTTCCAATCAGGTGGTGCGACAACTTGGAAAACCGTTTACGCTCGATACCATTGAAGTCGTTTCAGGATGGAACCTTGTCGGAATGTTGGGAGAAGCAATTGCGTCCAGCACGGTTGATGCACTTCCCGAAGGAAATGCTCTTTCGTCATTCTTCGGTTACGATAACGGTTACGACGTTGCAACAACGCTCAACCCGACACAGGGCTACTGGGTGAAATCGGATATGGATGGAAGTATTATCCTTTCAACAACAGGATTTGAAAAATCCAATCGCCCGGTTGATATGAACCAATTCAACTCGATTACCATTACATCGAAGAACGGAACGAAGCAGACGTTGTATTTCGGAAACAATGCGGAAGGAACAATCAACCTGAAAGCGTACGAATTACCACCGACTTCTCCCGAAGGGACGATGGATGCGCGATTTATCTCCGGCAGAATTCTCGAAACATATCCGTCGCGGTTGATTTCTCCGGCGCAGTTTGCTATCGGTTTGAAAAATGCCGAAGCGCCGTTGAAGGTGCAATGGAACATTGCTTCCAATGATTTGAAGCAGTTCGTTCTCGCAGAAGCGAAAGGCGGAAAAACAATCACCATGAAAGGTTCAGGCGAAGCAAGCATCTCGAAAGCGAGTGACTTGTTGTTCCTCACCGTTTCGGATGGCGGAGTGATGCCGAAAGAATTTTCACTCAGCCAGAATTACCCGAACCCGTTCAACCCGTCAACACAGTTCGTGGTCGGAGTGCCGCAAGCCTCGCATGTGGATGTTGGCGTGTATAATATTCTCGGACAAAAAGTCGCAACGCTCGTGAACGAAGACCGCGATGCAGGATTCCACACAGTGGTGTGGAACAGCACGCTGGAAAACGGTATGCTCGCATCGAGCGGCGTCTATTTTGTGAAGATGAACGCCGGCGAGTTTTCTGCGGTGAAGAAGATTGTGTTGATGAAATAATCCTTTTTTTCACTCACGCAAAGCAGCGAAGTCGTAAAGGGTTTCTTCCCTTTTTGCCCTGCGATTTAGCCGCTTTGCGTGAGGATATTTAACACAAATTTAACTTGGCTCTTTACCAATTTTTTCATAACTTTACACCGAACATTTAGTACCCCAAACGCTTCTCAGCAGAACAATCAACAACAGCATGACAATGTACAGCATTTTTCAGGAAGTAGTGTCTCCGTATGCAAATTGAGAAAACCATACGACGACAAGAGAACACAGGCGAGGCGGCTGAGAGCATTCCACACGATTTTTACAAACCTATTTTTTTAAGACAATTCACTAATTCACTAACCATAAACAACCAAAAAGGAACGTTTATGAAACAACAACTAAACATATTTACACGGCTCTTCGTTGTCGCTGTAGTTGCTATTCTGACTATGGGAACGATGGCGCAAGGGCAGTTATTAACAAACGAAAACTTCGACTATAGTACGGGCCAACTGACCAACGTAAATGGTGGAGGTAATGTCAGTGGTGGTAACTGGGTAAGCTATTCCGGAACAACACTACCATTACAAGTAACAAGTGGAAGTTTGACTTTCACAGGTTATGCCTCTTCTGGTGTTGGGAATAAGGTTGTGACTCAACCTGGCTCAGCCGAAGATGCCTATCGACAATTTACAACGCAAACTACGGGAACAGTTTATTTTGGTTTCCTTCTTAACGTAACATCAACAACTGGGATGGTTGCAAATACTAGTACAACGGGGGACTATTCTTTTGCACTTACTCCAAGCAATTCAACCTCAGCATTGAACGCCCGAGTTTCTGTTAGAGTAGGAAGCGTTGCCGGTACATATAATCTAGGGTTACGCGCTTCATCTTCGAACACGACATCTACATTTAAATCTACAGATTATGCCACAGGAGTTACCCACTTAATTGTAGTCAGTTATCAAATTGTTGATGGTGCTACAAATGATATTGTGAAAATGTGGATTGATCCTGCTATTGGCGGAAGTGAATCTACTTCAGATTTATCTCAGACAGCGGGAATAGATCTAGCCGATGTTGCTCGAATGGCAATTAGGCAAGGTACAAACTCTGTTAATTCAGAAGTTGATGGTATTCGCATCGGTACAACTTGGGAAAGTGTTACCGGTGCTACCGGTGATGCAAACTCCGACATCGTTGCCGCAGGAAATGAAACATCAAACATTGATTATGCTTCATTCCAACTTGGCGCAATCGGTGCAACAACCGATGCTGTTAAAGTTTGGTCATTCACCATTCGTGATGGCGGCGGTGCTGCTGACGCTGATGCATTGCCAACTATTTTGACTGGGGTTACAATTGATAAAGGTGGTATTGGAAATCCATCGTGGGCAAGTACTATTCGTCAAGCCGCATTGTACAACGGTTCAACGGAAGTTGGAGAAGTCAGCGTAACGGGTGAAACAATTTCTTTCTCCGGATTAAGTCTTTCAACGCCGGATGATGGCTCGACTACTCTCGATTTATATCTGACGTTTGAAACAAGCGCAACAGATAATTCTCAATATCAATTTCAAATCACAAATGCGAATGTAACAGCACAAGGATTTAATGCTTCAACGTTCTCTGCATTCTCTGCTCAAACAAGCAGTACAACAAGCGATGCAAACAGAGTTGAAGTCACTGCAAGTAAATTGACATTCACTACCAATCCGGCGGCATCAGTCGCACAGAACGTTAATTTTGCCGCGGCTGTTACTGCCTACGATGTGAACAACAATGTTGACCTCGATTTCACGGGCAATGTTACTGTTGGTGTACAAACGGGAACAGGCGCAGTTTCTTCAGTTGCTGGCTTAACACAAGCGGCAGCAAGCGGCGTTGCTTCATGGAGTGATTTGCGATATAACACAGCAGAAACAGGTGTCCAGTTGGACGCAAACTCAGGCGTTTTAACAGAAGGTGTCTCTTCATCGTTTGATGTTGTCGGTCTTTCTGCGGCTTCTGATATCGTTGCCGGACCAAACAGCGACCTCGCTTCATTTTCTTCATTGATTGATTCACAGGGGGAACAAGTTGAAGTCTATGATATTACCATTCGTGATGGCGGCGGTTCAGCCGATGGCGATGCTGTTGGTACTATCGTTGACCAGATTGTGTTTGGTCAAAGCGGCGCAAACACCGCGGCAGACTGGTCACAATATATTCAGGGCGTCGAACTGTTCAACGGGCTTACGAGTCTCGGAACAGGAACGGTTGGCGCAACAACTCTTACGTTCAGCGGCTCACCGTTGGTAGCAACAACCGATGGCGGAAGTGTTGATTTACAATTAAAAGTCTATTTGAATACTTCGATGCCGGCAGGCGCAGAAGGAATTGTGCTTGGATTCAAAGTCAATCAGAATACCGATGTGACAACAAATTCATCCGGTTCACTCTTTGCCGCAGGCGGTTCTGATGTCGCAGGTTCATCAGCGATTAGCGTTGTTGCAACGCAGTTGGGTTTTGGCGCGAACATTGCCAACCAAACATCAGGTGTAGCGTTTGCAACATCCGTGAAAGCAACCGACGTGAACGGCAACCTTGATGAAGATTATGCATCAACAGTTACGTTATCAATTTCTTCCGGTAGCGGCGCATTATCAGGAACAACTTCAGGAGCGGCATCCGGC
The Ignavibacteriota bacterium genome window above contains:
- a CDS encoding T9SS type A sorting domain-containing protein, whose amino-acid sequence is MKKSILPLLLLTLFVGQTLLADWPCQTTQNVVVSINSGIQWNPRIASDGKSGAVVVWQDRRTGIVDKVFVQRINNLGNAMWQDGGIPLSLSSAYQVFPQISGDGTGGSFVTWMENRNAVDYDIFVQRVTSNGLTLWNPGGNIVSNYGGHQYYPMIVRDLGGQDGVIIVWQDQRSGNYDIYAQKFTGLGQAMWSSGGEVVIQMNGDQVNPSVISDGLGGAIITWTDFRSESGTSDVFCQRLLSDGRLAWVREGVPIAALTNDQLAPQLVTDGKNGAIIAWQDRRSASIDKIFAQRIDKDGIQRWMENGVPLAYSAGIQATPKLVSDNLGGAIVVWQDNRTGNDYDIYAQYINQYGQMKWSTEGLSVCVMNGQQYNPTLVFEGSSALITWQDKRNEVDFDIFAQRINLFGVALWSQNGNPLHTNSFDQVNPQLDTDLLRGGIVVWTDYRVGGGNTDLFAQRIGSNGKMAGGCYRSFTQDSLAQRSLRVRTPIPGTRALRVHMPNTGNVRDTVWKRGAFQDGLIVGVDRPIRSRDYGWIWISIPHNVRRALPMRGTPRPFRYLSYRDFNSVLRNPHAARYTNSLVGELIALKHNIAASDSRVTDPGFGDLVYRDPTGRPNPLTNRSMRQIVPFLDSALTFWREYTWLNYAQADTALKAINKAFSARVDTFSTIPLRIKPVKALFSVPNLIPNPDTALMAPPIVYSPMTIDEEDNITEPFEYDLLQNYPNPFNPATTIEFYLTERAKTSLRVYNTLGQEVAVLLDNVDLEAGTQTFDFDASSLTSGVYFYQLVMEQFPTNADEEVYPVTVMKKMVLMK
- a CDS encoding T9SS type A sorting domain-containing protein gives rise to the protein MKRLIPFFILILILFTQVVSADVKFSKRYNRLTNSWHMYPEVTIHDIQYNQLDSLLQATTIQQGNNSRWHLQTADRVESATTIDDTVTIVGLCVVPPKIIGYTAVGFTMVLYDTTANPSEWAGIIVRCNVSSTSPGDSAQNIIDGFLNVERGDVIRITGVLSEFPVGNMNSLTQFQPVPGISIDIIDSKPLPATILKGDSIEQFYQGTYISTGPYNVQYHTAEKYEGMIVEFRDLVITGYANVGGRNAIIMNDPDGNTLAMHDASRWFTVTGSWKDPSSTWTLPPVFAVIDTIRGVMIQISGTSGTYGYVIAPLFPGDVVFGVAKPTLNSHSRTPNIIKEEQTFKIQARARMTTGGWPVESVAVKMSINYGSFEKYPMEMITLDSIYEASFLDLPPNSFVRYFIEATDTGGQKSRLAYQGVGILGSDTSLGFFNFTVLNHDPTIRDIQYTPYSHGVSPYYGATTTLRGIITADSADMELTAHSSIYGTNAYYMQSGTLPWSGIWLVSAVGDTSLGKVRRGDSVSVSGTVGELNNVTQIYNILNTATIISSNNPLPSPLTLPSNTFAIGNPAAEQYEGMLVRIVNAKVNNLAPIFSDQKLFEIDDNSGGVLIDPDGKNMYTNIPGDSTVGRTNILYLNDKVDTLIGVVFFSGGSRYAICPRQNSDYVAGEPYEYSQGWNLVSVAREQTPGQTGYNVSRLFPTATSQPFMFAGGYLADTAIWQGIGYWLKFGSNQVVRQLGKPFTLDTIEVVSGWNLVGMLGEAIASSTVDALPEGNALSSFFGYDNGYDVATTLNPTQGYWVKSDMDGSIILSTTGFEKSNRPVDMNQFNSITITSKNGTKQTLYFGNNAEGTINLKAYELPPTSPEGTMDARFISGRILETYPSRLISPAQFAIGLKNAEAPLKVQWNIASNDLKQFVLAEAKGGKTITMKGSGEASISKASDLLFLTVSDGGVMPKEFSLSQNYPNPFNPSTQFVVGVPQASHVDVGVYNILGQKVATLVNEDRDAGFHTVVWNSTLENGMLASSGVYFVKMNAGEFSAVKKIVLMK